A stretch of Desulfobacter hydrogenophilus DNA encodes these proteins:
- a CDS encoding SulP family inorganic anion transporter, protein MLTKILPFIEWFKDYSLGKFRIDFLAGLTVALVLIPQSMAYAQLAGLPAYYGLYAAFLPPMIASLFGSSRQLATGPVAVVSLMTAASLEPLASAGSEAFIAYAIILALTVGVFQLLLGVLRLGLIVNFLSHPVVNGFTNAAAIIIATSQLSKLFGVYVDKAHHHYETIIRVIESAFHYTHLPTLAMGILSIAIMVGLKRLNPKIPYVLVAVAVTTIISWTTGFQHNATVTSSQIMDEQVQQDILSFNNAIKSIADLSDERTKLTSKIENSHDAPPLEQLDLGYQSRVFTAKIDAAKSQASQIRTRLREIHFSAVEDKNQGVVFYPKDGQVPEPRVDDRIYRILMGNKALDTQALRLSGGGAVVGEVPKGLPKLGMPAINISVFLQLLPYAIIISLLGFMEAIAIAKAMAAKTGQRLDPNQELIGQGLSNIIGSFGKSYPVSGSFSRSAVNLQAGAVSGFSSVITSLMVIITLLFFTPLLYHLPQAVLASVIMMAVIGLVNISGFVHAWKAQWYDGLISVITFVVTLAVAPHLESGIYVGVGLSLAVFLYKSMRPKISTLSRGQDQALKDSCVHALATCEHIQMIRFEGPLFFANASYLEDEINDRIQKESNLKHFIIACNGINDIDASGQETLALIIQRLRSAGYGVSLSGVNDAVYKVLARTHLLEEIGTHNIYPTMEKALSIVHGQTHANTKEDQCPLLVNCLGNQTTK, encoded by the coding sequence ATGTTAACCAAAATACTGCCGTTCATAGAGTGGTTCAAGGATTACTCCCTGGGCAAATTCAGAATTGATTTTCTGGCCGGGCTCACTGTGGCCCTGGTACTTATTCCGCAGTCCATGGCCTATGCCCAGTTGGCGGGTCTACCGGCCTACTACGGCCTTTACGCGGCGTTTCTGCCCCCCATGATCGCTTCTTTGTTCGGGTCCAGCCGCCAGCTGGCAACCGGCCCTGTGGCCGTGGTCTCCTTGATGACTGCAGCAAGTCTTGAACCGTTGGCCTCAGCTGGAAGCGAGGCGTTTATTGCCTATGCAATTATCCTGGCTCTTACAGTTGGGGTGTTCCAGCTGCTGCTCGGGGTTCTGCGCCTGGGCCTTATTGTTAATTTTCTTTCTCATCCGGTTGTTAACGGTTTTACCAACGCTGCAGCCATTATCATTGCCACCTCCCAGCTGTCCAAACTGTTCGGCGTTTATGTAGACAAGGCGCACCACCACTATGAAACCATTATACGGGTGATTGAAAGCGCCTTTCACTATACCCATCTGCCCACCCTTGCCATGGGGATTTTATCCATTGCCATCATGGTGGGGTTAAAACGGCTGAATCCAAAAATTCCATACGTGCTTGTTGCGGTTGCCGTCACCACCATCATTTCCTGGACCACAGGGTTTCAACATAATGCCACTGTGACAAGTTCCCAGATCATGGATGAACAGGTTCAGCAAGATATTCTATCGTTTAACAATGCCATTAAATCCATAGCCGATTTAAGCGATGAACGTACAAAGCTTACTTCCAAAATAGAAAACAGTCATGACGCCCCCCCCCTTGAACAGCTGGATCTCGGCTATCAGTCCAGGGTATTTACAGCCAAAATTGATGCTGCCAAAAGCCAGGCCTCCCAAATTCGTACCCGGCTTCGGGAGATACATTTCAGCGCTGTCGAGGATAAAAATCAAGGTGTTGTGTTTTACCCCAAAGACGGGCAGGTGCCCGAGCCCAGGGTGGATGACAGGATATACCGTATCCTGATGGGTAATAAGGCCCTTGACACACAAGCCCTACGACTGTCCGGTGGCGGTGCTGTAGTCGGTGAAGTACCCAAGGGGCTACCCAAACTTGGCATGCCGGCAATCAACATTTCCGTGTTCCTGCAACTTTTACCCTACGCCATTATCATCTCCCTGCTCGGCTTCATGGAAGCCATTGCCATTGCCAAGGCCATGGCGGCTAAAACCGGTCAAAGGCTTGATCCCAACCAGGAGCTTATCGGCCAGGGTCTTTCCAATATTATAGGGTCTTTCGGCAAAAGTTATCCGGTATCCGGTTCTTTTTCCAGAAGTGCCGTCAATCTCCAGGCCGGCGCGGTCTCCGGCTTTTCCAGTGTCATTACAAGTCTTATGGTTATCATCACCCTGCTGTTTTTTACACCGTTGCTTTACCACCTGCCCCAGGCGGTCCTTGCTTCGGTTATCATGATGGCCGTTATCGGACTTGTGAACATTTCCGGTTTTGTCCATGCCTGGAAAGCACAGTGGTATGACGGCCTGATTTCCGTGATTACCTTTGTTGTTACCTTGGCTGTGGCACCGCATCTTGAAAGTGGTATCTACGTTGGTGTTGGGCTGTCATTGGCCGTCTTCCTGTATAAAAGCATGCGCCCAAAAATCAGCACCCTTTCAAGGGGCCAAGATCAGGCACTCAAAGATTCTTGCGTACATGCACTGGCAACCTGTGAACACATTCAAATGATCCGTTTTGAAGGCCCGCTGTTTTTTGCTAATGCCAGCTACCTTGAGGATGAAATAAACGACAGAATCCAGAAAGAATCTAATTTAAAGCACTTTATTATTGCCTGCAATGGTATCAATGACATAGACGCCTCCGGCCAGGAAACGCTGGCCCTCATTATTCAGCGCTTGAGAAGCGCCGGATACGGCGTATCTTTAAGCGGGGTCAATGATGCGGTTTACAAGGTACTTGCGCGTACGCATTTGCTTGAAGAAATCGGGACTCACAACATTTATCCCACCATGGAAAAAGCACTGTCAATCGTTCATGGACAAACCCATGCCAATACCAAGGAAGATCAGTGTCCATTACTCGTAAACTGCCTAGGGAACCAAACAACCAAATAA
- a CDS encoding TetR/AcrR family transcriptional regulator — translation MSKKDAILQAATVLFSKNGFKETSTADLAKMINVAEGTIFYHFKTKDRLFLAVLEKTKKMILEEFDAYMGNQHFDSGMGMIERAVSFHLYLAGKMENQFLLLHRYYPYQMAEVVPECRSYLEAIYDCLVSIYEDGIEMGVKDGSIDPLPARKTALIIFSMVDGVVRFKTYNLYNANALFNELVNSCKRMLKT, via the coding sequence ATGTCCAAAAAAGATGCCATACTGCAGGCTGCCACTGTGCTGTTTTCCAAAAACGGATTTAAAGAGACCTCCACCGCTGATCTGGCAAAAATGATCAATGTCGCGGAAGGAACCATTTTTTATCATTTCAAAACCAAAGATAGATTGTTTTTAGCGGTTCTTGAAAAGACCAAAAAAATGATTCTGGAGGAATTTGACGCCTATATGGGAAATCAGCATTTTGACAGCGGCATGGGCATGATTGAACGTGCGGTATCCTTCCATTTATACTTGGCCGGCAAAATGGAGAATCAGTTTCTCCTTTTGCACAGGTACTATCCTTACCAGATGGCAGAGGTAGTACCTGAATGCCGGAGCTATCTGGAGGCCATTTACGACTGTCTTGTTTCCATCTATGAAGACGGTATCGAAATGGGGGTAAAGGACGGTTCCATTGATCCTTTGCCTGCCCGCAAGACCGCTTTGATTATCTTTTCCATGGTGGACGGGGTGGTCCGGTTTAAAACGTACAATCTGTATAATGCCAATGCACTGTTCAATGAACTGGTAAACTCCTGCAAGCGCATGCTAAAGACTTAG